A single window of Hymenobacter sp. APR13 DNA harbors:
- a CDS encoding cytochrome b/b6 domain-containing protein produces the protein MASTTPSSSITTGPKRNSLGLRIWHWANSGLVLAQLMTILFLFVIVKVKTLAPEFSKVLAEKGVDMAPDQLRGLTRIVAHRIWDWHIWIGITISVLLAFRVLVSFRQRGGQRTAAKLARLKSRVAAGEPGSTKAVWVRYSYRAFYVVLAVMVVTGMILVFEDNFRSIEHTMKEIHEFSMYVVLAFVVAHIVGVFRAEVTDEPGITSDMIHGGEPVEEA, from the coding sequence ATGGCTTCTACTACTCCTTCCTCGTCTATCACTACGGGCCCTAAGCGCAATTCGCTGGGCTTGCGCATCTGGCACTGGGCCAACTCCGGCCTTGTGCTGGCCCAGCTGATGACGATTCTGTTTCTGTTTGTCATCGTGAAGGTGAAAACGCTGGCCCCGGAGTTCAGCAAGGTACTGGCCGAAAAGGGCGTAGACATGGCTCCCGACCAGCTGCGCGGCCTCACGCGCATTGTGGCGCACCGTATCTGGGACTGGCATATCTGGATTGGCATCACCATCTCGGTGCTGCTGGCGTTTCGGGTGCTGGTGAGTTTCCGGCAGCGGGGCGGGCAGCGCACCGCCGCCAAGCTGGCCCGCCTCAAAAGCCGCGTCGCGGCCGGTGAGCCGGGCTCGACCAAAGCCGTGTGGGTGCGCTACAGCTACCGCGCCTTTTATGTGGTGCTGGCCGTGATGGTGGTGACGGGCATGATTCTGGTGTTCGAGGACAACTTCCGCAGCATCGAGCACACAATGAAGGAAATCCACGAATTCTCGATGTACGTGGTGCTGGCTTTCGTGGTGGCGCACATCGTGGGCGTGTTCCGCGCCGAAGTCACCGACGAGCCCGGCATTACGTCGGACATGATACACGGCGGTGAGCCGGTAGAGGAAGCGTAA
- a CDS encoding pyridoxal phosphate-dependent aminotransferase, protein MLQLSQRGVALPASPYRKLTPYADAARQRGLVVHPLNIGQPDIETPPAMLAAVQQASIGVLEYSPTAGYLSYRHKLADYYQRLGLPVVADDVLVTTGGSEAISFALLGCLNPGDEFIVPEPFYGPYTAFAVATGTHVVAVTALLEDNFALPPIAEFERKITPRTKAILICSPNNPTGYVYSRAEMEQLKDLCLRHNLYLLSDEAYREFCYDGEYTSALHLQGADDHIVLLDTISKRYSACGARIGAIVTKNRALRDVFFKLAQLRVSPPGLGQLLAEAAADLPDTYFDHTKAEYLARRDLMLRRLRQMPGVQVPTPSGAFYVIAHLPVDDADQFAQWLLESFSHHGQTLMISPAAGFYATPGLGRQQVRMAYVVNQQAIGQAMDCLAAALEQYPGRTLA, encoded by the coding sequence ATGCTCCAGCTTTCTCAGCGCGGCGTGGCTCTGCCCGCTTCTCCGTACCGCAAACTCACGCCCTACGCCGATGCCGCCCGCCAGCGCGGCCTAGTGGTGCACCCCCTCAACATCGGCCAGCCCGACATCGAAACCCCGCCGGCCATGCTGGCGGCGGTGCAGCAGGCCAGCATCGGGGTGCTGGAATACAGCCCCACAGCCGGCTACCTCAGCTACCGCCACAAGCTGGCCGACTACTACCAGCGCCTGGGCTTGCCCGTGGTGGCCGACGACGTACTGGTGACGACCGGCGGCAGCGAGGCCATTTCGTTTGCGCTGCTGGGCTGCCTCAACCCCGGCGACGAGTTCATTGTGCCGGAGCCGTTCTACGGGCCTTACACGGCGTTTGCGGTGGCCACTGGCACCCACGTGGTGGCCGTTACGGCCCTCCTGGAAGACAATTTCGCCCTGCCGCCCATTGCGGAATTCGAGCGCAAGATTACGCCCCGCACCAAGGCCATCCTGATCTGTAGCCCCAACAACCCTACCGGCTACGTGTACAGCCGCGCCGAGATGGAGCAGCTCAAGGACCTCTGTTTGCGCCACAACCTCTATCTGCTCTCCGACGAGGCCTACCGCGAGTTCTGCTACGACGGCGAGTACACTAGCGCGCTGCACCTGCAGGGCGCCGACGACCACATCGTACTGCTCGACACCATCTCGAAACGCTACAGCGCCTGCGGGGCGCGCATTGGGGCCATTGTCACGAAGAACCGCGCCCTGCGCGACGTGTTCTTCAAGCTGGCCCAACTGCGGGTGAGCCCGCCGGGCCTGGGCCAGCTGCTGGCCGAAGCCGCCGCCGACCTGCCCGATACCTACTTCGACCATACCAAAGCCGAGTATCTGGCCCGCCGTGACCTGATGCTGCGCCGCCTCCGCCAGATGCCCGGCGTGCAGGTGCCCACGCCCAGCGGCGCCTTCTACGTCATTGCCCACCTGCCTGTAGATGATGCTGACCAGTTTGCGCAGTGGCTGCTCGAAAGCTTCAGCCACCACGGCCAGACGCTGATGATTTCGCCGGCTGCGGGCTTCTACGCTACCCCTGGCCTGGGCCGGCAGCAGGTGCGCATGGCCTACGTGGTTAATCAACAGGCTATCGGCCAGGCCATGGACTGCCTGGCGGCCGCGTTGGAGCAGTACCCCGGCCGCACGCTGGCGTAA
- a CDS encoding DUF1990 domain-containing protein produces the protein MPKPAPLYELQKARLESYATAGYNFDYARLSEYTRANGWNVDDYETELPAEAPGPAEAHGSWAAAREVLRNYTFPPPGLITGIFLPDQPLEQRVMVLRGQFLFFSFWFGVRIGGVTDETRTLPDGSREQVWGYNYRTLEGHFERGQIDFTVHKHLTTGRVHFHIHAVSQTGRIRNPFYWVGFKLFGRMLQVRFSQQSVRRLKEQVEEMLRKGWTSPDASEAPPVQAAATNASAQEQLDEAT, from the coding sequence ATGCCTAAACCTGCCCCTCTCTACGAGCTGCAAAAGGCGCGGCTGGAATCCTACGCCACCGCCGGCTACAACTTCGACTACGCCCGCCTAAGCGAGTACACCCGCGCCAACGGCTGGAATGTGGACGACTACGAAACCGAGCTGCCCGCCGAGGCGCCGGGCCCGGCCGAGGCGCACGGCTCCTGGGCCGCCGCCCGCGAAGTGCTGCGCAACTACACATTTCCGCCGCCTGGCCTCATCACCGGCATCTTCTTGCCCGACCAGCCGCTGGAGCAGCGCGTGATGGTGCTGCGGGGGCAGTTTCTGTTCTTCAGCTTCTGGTTTGGTGTGCGCATCGGCGGCGTCACCGATGAAACGCGCACCCTGCCCGACGGCAGCCGGGAGCAGGTGTGGGGCTACAACTACCGCACGCTGGAAGGCCATTTCGAGCGCGGCCAGATTGATTTCACGGTGCACAAGCACCTGACCACCGGCCGGGTGCATTTTCACATTCACGCCGTGTCGCAGACGGGCCGCATCCGCAACCCATTTTATTGGGTTGGGTTCAAACTGTTCGGCCGGATGCTACAGGTGCGCTTCTCGCAGCAGTCGGTGCGGCGGCTGAAGGAGCAGGTGGAGGAGATGCTGCGCAAGGGCTGGACCTCGCCCGACGCTTCGGAAGCGCCGCCCGTGCAGGCCGCTGCCACCAACGCCAGCGCACAGGAGCAGCTGGATGAAGCCACGTGA
- a CDS encoding glutamate--tRNA ligase family protein, protein MLPSEPIVSRLAPTPSGFLHLGNAVNFTLTWLLTRHAGGTLHLRIDDLDRARFRPVYLDNIFQTIEWLGVDYDAGPSGPADFEQYYSQRHQLPAYEAVLQQLAQVSGLLEASTRSRTGATPAVTVPLHTPAAAWRAQVPPDTEISFPDTAQGPTTVPLGALMPDFVVRKKDGAAAYQLASVVDDLRLGTNLLVRGLDLQASTAAQLWLARQLPETAPFNAARIRFHHHNLLLSPDGQKLSKSTQAGGYGGIVHEAAGPQVVYEAVARLLGLPPGPVGSLPELADRWREAAG, encoded by the coding sequence ATGCTGCCTTCAGAACCGATAGTATCGCGCCTAGCGCCTACGCCCAGCGGCTTTTTGCACCTCGGCAACGCCGTCAACTTCACCCTGACCTGGCTGCTCACGCGGCACGCCGGCGGCACGCTGCACCTGCGCATCGACGATCTGGACCGCGCCCGGTTCCGGCCCGTCTACCTCGACAACATCTTCCAGACAATTGAGTGGCTGGGTGTCGACTACGACGCCGGCCCCAGCGGCCCCGCCGACTTCGAGCAGTACTACTCGCAGCGCCACCAGCTGCCCGCCTACGAGGCCGTGCTGCAGCAACTGGCGCAGGTGTCCGGCCTGCTGGAAGCTAGCACCCGCTCCCGCACCGGCGCCACGCCCGCCGTCACCGTGCCGCTGCACACACCCGCCGCCGCCTGGCGCGCCCAGGTGCCGCCCGACACCGAAATCAGCTTCCCGGATACGGCCCAGGGCCCCACCACGGTGCCGCTGGGCGCCCTGATGCCCGATTTTGTGGTGCGCAAGAAAGACGGCGCCGCCGCCTACCAGTTGGCGTCGGTGGTGGATGATCTGCGGCTGGGTACCAACCTGCTAGTGCGCGGCCTCGACCTGCAGGCCAGCACCGCCGCCCAGCTCTGGCTGGCCCGGCAGTTGCCCGAAACTGCGCCGTTCAACGCCGCCCGCATCCGGTTCCATCACCACAACCTGCTGCTTTCGCCCGATGGCCAGAAGCTCTCAAAATCCACGCAGGCGGGTGGCTACGGCGGGATTGTGCACGAGGCCGCAGGCCCGCAGGTGGTGTACGAAGCCGTGGCCCGTCTGCTTGGCTTGCCGCCCGGCCCGGTTGGTTCGCTGCCGGAGCTGGCGGACAGGTGGCGGGAGGCGGCTGGTTGA
- the nfi gene encoding deoxyribonuclease V (cleaves DNA at apurinic or apyrimidinic sites), whose protein sequence is MAYYRPPGPPADPLIVRELTQLQDTMRAEVRQEPLLREPAFIAGCDSSFPTPDTILSVFVVLRFPSLELVEKVYHTSAVTLPYIPGLLSFREAPNVLLAYEKLRQKPDIIMVDGHGIAHPRRMGIAAHIGVMLDMPTFGVAKQKLTGTFQEPAPTKGSISPLTDRSGELLGEVIRSKDKVLPLFVSPGHRCDQATATRLTLACLRGYKLPEPTRLADHWAEEFKKELR, encoded by the coding sequence ATGGCCTACTACCGCCCGCCCGGCCCGCCCGCCGATCCGCTTATCGTCAGGGAGCTGACGCAGCTGCAGGACACGATGCGCGCCGAAGTGCGACAGGAGCCGCTGCTGCGCGAACCCGCCTTCATTGCCGGCTGCGACTCGTCGTTTCCCACGCCCGATACCATCCTGTCGGTATTTGTGGTGTTGCGCTTTCCGTCGTTGGAACTGGTGGAGAAAGTGTACCACACCAGCGCCGTGACGCTGCCTTACATTCCGGGGCTGCTGTCGTTTCGGGAGGCCCCCAACGTGCTGCTGGCCTACGAAAAGCTGCGCCAGAAGCCCGACATCATCATGGTCGACGGCCACGGCATTGCGCACCCGCGTCGCATGGGCATTGCGGCCCACATCGGCGTCATGCTGGATATGCCCACGTTCGGGGTGGCCAAGCAGAAGCTGACCGGTACATTTCAGGAGCCAGCCCCCACCAAAGGCAGCATCAGCCCGCTCACAGACCGGAGCGGCGAGCTGCTGGGCGAAGTCATCCGCAGCAAAGACAAAGTGCTGCCGCTGTTCGTGAGCCCCGGCCACCGCTGCGACCAAGCCACCGCCACCCGCCTCACGCTGGCCTGTCTGCGCGGCTACAAGCTCCCCGAACCTACCCGCCTGGCCGACCATTGGGCCGAGGAGTTCAAGAAGGAGCTGCGGTAG
- a CDS encoding serine hydrolase, with the protein MTHTLLRPCLLAAGLTFATAAQAQTPAPNRFITDSLDSYIRRGMQKWDVPGLAVVVVKDGQVVVQKGYGVRQVGKPEPVDANTLFMIASNTKLFTGTALAKLDGEKKINLDERVTKYLPDFRLYDSTASRLVTVRDLMSHHLGFKTFQGDFTFFKSNLERAEIVRRMRLMQPTRQFRKDYGYSNSAFVAAGEVIPAATGGTSWETYVQQNLLQPLGMTSTFVSSAGFGQRPNIAYAYSNTFGPLARVPFDNWDNMAPCASMVSNVTDLGKWLRFQLDSGRYEGRQVLPWAALRKTRDANTIISSRKSAVYPMHFVTYGLGVEAADYNGRQVFWHTGGASGEVSNVCFVPEAGLGIAVLTNNDNQSFFEALRYQLLDSYLGMPYVDRSAQALARRKASQSTAPDPTAALAARVSKKNKAPLQLSAYTGEYENPLFGRIQISQKGKQLLITLPNHPGLTATLDYMDGQEFRATYSDLVFGVMPAKFVVADGKVQTVELRVNDYVEEDPYVFARK; encoded by the coding sequence ATGACACATACTCTCCTCCGCCCCTGCCTGCTGGCCGCCGGCCTGACTTTCGCCACCGCCGCCCAGGCTCAGACGCCCGCCCCTAACCGCTTCATCACCGACAGCCTCGACAGCTACATCCGGCGCGGGATGCAGAAGTGGGACGTACCGGGGCTGGCCGTGGTGGTAGTGAAGGATGGGCAGGTAGTGGTGCAAAAAGGCTACGGCGTGCGGCAGGTGGGCAAGCCCGAGCCCGTGGACGCCAACACGCTGTTCATGATTGCCTCCAACACCAAGCTGTTCACCGGTACGGCCCTGGCCAAGCTCGATGGGGAGAAGAAAATCAACCTCGACGAGCGAGTAACCAAATACCTGCCCGACTTCCGCCTCTACGATTCTACCGCCTCGCGCCTGGTCACGGTGCGCGACCTGATGAGCCACCACTTGGGCTTCAAGACGTTTCAGGGCGACTTCACCTTCTTCAAGTCCAACCTGGAGCGGGCCGAAATTGTGCGCCGCATGCGCCTGATGCAGCCTACCCGCCAGTTCCGCAAAGACTACGGCTACTCCAACTCGGCCTTTGTGGCGGCGGGCGAGGTGATACCGGCCGCCACCGGCGGCACCAGCTGGGAAACCTACGTGCAGCAGAATCTGCTGCAGCCGCTGGGCATGACCAGTACCTTCGTGTCGTCGGCCGGGTTTGGGCAGCGGCCCAACATTGCCTACGCCTACTCCAACACCTTCGGGCCGCTGGCGCGGGTACCGTTTGATAACTGGGACAACATGGCCCCCTGCGCCAGCATGGTTTCCAACGTCACGGACCTGGGCAAGTGGCTCCGCTTCCAGCTGGACAGTGGCCGCTACGAGGGCCGGCAGGTGCTGCCCTGGGCCGCGCTGCGCAAAACCCGCGACGCCAACACCATCATCAGCAGCCGCAAATCGGCCGTGTACCCCATGCACTTCGTCACCTACGGGCTGGGCGTGGAGGCCGCCGACTACAACGGCCGGCAGGTGTTCTGGCACACCGGCGGGGCCTCGGGCGAGGTCAGCAACGTGTGCTTCGTGCCGGAAGCTGGCCTGGGCATTGCCGTACTCACCAACAACGACAACCAAAGCTTCTTCGAGGCCCTGCGCTACCAGCTGCTCGACAGCTACCTGGGCATGCCCTACGTAGACCGCAGCGCCCAGGCCCTAGCCCGCCGCAAGGCCAGCCAAAGCACCGCCCCCGACCCCACGGCCGCCCTGGCCGCCCGCGTGAGCAAAAAGAACAAAGCCCCGCTGCAACTCAGCGCCTACACGGGCGAGTACGAAAACCCGCTGTTCGGCCGCATCCAGATCAGCCAGAAAGGCAAGCAGCTACTCATCACGCTCCCCAACCACCCCGGCCTCACCGCCACTCTCGACTACATGGACGGCCAAGAATTCCGTGCCACCTACTCCGACCTGGTATTTGGCGTGATGCCCGCCAAATTCGTGGTGGCCGATGGCAAGGTGCAAACCGTGGAGCTGCGCGTGAACGACTACGTAGAGGAAGACCCGTACGTGTTTGCGCGCAAGTAA
- a CDS encoding NAD(P)-dependent alcohol dehydrogenase: MTAAKGYAAHTVNAPLAPFDFERRDVGPHDVRIEILFCGVCHSDVHQVRDEWGGSIFPMVPGHEIVGRVTEVGAHVKGFKAGDLAGVGCMVDSCQHCAECNDGLEQYCDNGFVGTYNAKGKDGQPTYGGYSNSIVVTEKFVLHVSEKLDLARVAPLLCAGITTWSPLRQWNAKAGDRVAVMGLGGLGHMAVKFAAAMGCEVTVLSTSPSKEEDAKALGAHKFVVTKDAEAMKGIRNYFDLIINTVSAPMDLTPYVGSLRLDGTMVLLGVPPEAPQLHAFNLIAKRRRIAGSLIGGIQETQEMLDFCAEHNVMSDVEVIRMDYINEAYERMMKSDVKYRFVLDLSTI; this comes from the coding sequence ATGACTGCAGCCAAAGGCTACGCCGCTCACACGGTAAACGCGCCCCTCGCTCCCTTCGATTTTGAGCGCCGCGACGTCGGCCCGCACGATGTGCGCATTGAAATTCTGTTCTGTGGCGTGTGCCACTCCGACGTGCACCAGGTGCGCGACGAGTGGGGCGGCTCCATCTTCCCCATGGTGCCTGGCCACGAAATCGTGGGCCGCGTGACCGAGGTGGGTGCCCACGTAAAAGGCTTCAAAGCCGGCGACCTGGCCGGTGTGGGCTGCATGGTGGACTCCTGCCAGCACTGCGCCGAGTGCAACGACGGCCTAGAGCAGTACTGCGACAATGGCTTCGTGGGTACCTACAATGCCAAGGGCAAAGATGGTCAGCCTACCTACGGCGGCTACTCCAACAGCATTGTAGTAACAGAAAAATTCGTACTGCACGTATCCGAGAAGCTGGATCTGGCCCGTGTGGCGCCGCTGCTGTGTGCCGGCATCACCACCTGGTCGCCGCTGCGCCAGTGGAACGCCAAGGCCGGCGACCGGGTAGCCGTGATGGGCCTGGGCGGCCTGGGTCACATGGCCGTGAAATTCGCCGCCGCCATGGGTTGCGAAGTAACCGTGCTCAGCACCTCGCCTTCCAAGGAAGAAGATGCTAAAGCTCTGGGTGCTCACAAATTCGTGGTTACCAAGGATGCCGAAGCTATGAAAGGTATCCGCAACTACTTCGACCTGATCATCAACACCGTGTCGGCCCCAATGGACCTGACGCCCTACGTGGGCAGCCTGCGCCTCGATGGCACAATGGTGTTGCTGGGTGTGCCGCCGGAAGCGCCGCAGCTGCACGCCTTCAACCTCATTGCCAAGCGCCGCCGCATTGCCGGCTCGCTGATTGGCGGCATCCAGGAAACCCAGGAAATGCTGGATTTCTGCGCCGAGCACAACGTGATGAGCGACGTGGAAGTGATTCGTATGGACTACATCAACGAAGCCTACGAGCGGATGATGAAGTCCGACGTGAAGTACCGCTTCGTACTGGACCTGTCCACGATTTAA
- a CDS encoding DinB family protein translates to MNSPASLPEHWLRGPLSGFSPLLQPLAHALLQARDEVAAALRDFPDHLLGVRPAGVASVGFHLRHLAGVLSRMQAYAAHQPLSEAQFRYLAAETTDDAAATTAALVQQFEEAVEQMLTTLRATDEATLPEFRPVGRQALPSTVIGLLTHAAEHTTRHTGQLLVTARVVQATASQP, encoded by the coding sequence ATGAACTCTCCTGCTTCTCTCCCGGAACATTGGCTACGCGGCCCGCTGTCGGGCTTCTCCCCGCTGCTTCAGCCCCTGGCCCACGCCCTGCTGCAGGCCCGCGACGAAGTAGCCGCGGCTCTCCGCGACTTCCCCGACCACCTGCTGGGAGTGCGACCGGCCGGCGTGGCCTCGGTGGGGTTTCATCTGCGCCATCTGGCCGGGGTGCTCAGCCGCATGCAGGCCTACGCCGCCCATCAGCCCCTGAGCGAAGCCCAGTTCCGCTACCTCGCCGCCGAAACCACGGACGATGCCGCCGCTACCACCGCCGCGCTGGTGCAGCAGTTTGAGGAAGCCGTGGAGCAGATGCTGACTACACTGCGTGCCACTGATGAAGCTACGCTGCCGGAGTTTCGGCCGGTGGGGCGGCAGGCTTTGCCCAGCACCGTGATAGGCCTGCTCACCCACGCCGCCGAGCATACCACGCGCCACACCGGCCAGCTGCTGGTAACGGCCCGCGTGGTGCAGGCCACCGCCAGCCAGCCATAA
- a CDS encoding glycosyltransferase family 87 protein gives MLPARYSRVLLNPRFVAVVYTVLIVIVTAQHYLKGSINNYYIFAKPFFNLLEGKNLYLEYPQYYYDTYKYSPTFALFMGVFAVLPDWLGLLGWNLLNGVVLYTAGRRLFPDTNRGMLFLLLLLIDSMTAFHNSQANCLLVGLMLWVYINLENQKTAWAALCLMLALFIKIYGIGIGLLFLFYPTQLVRGVLWSALFGLALAFSPLLVTSWADFLMIYQGWFDIVRASATAVQLSLMGLLDAWFNLNVPKGPVQAAGLLLLLLPLVHWRFWRHPDYRRLYVSAILIFVVVFNQMAESPTFIIPVAGFVLWWMYYRRSTPLALPLLVLVAVLTTLSATDLFPSSVRDNFFDPYKLKVLPMILAWVLIQTQLLFFPQWRERLEGVAGGLME, from the coding sequence ATGCTGCCTGCCCGCTACTCCCGCGTGTTGCTGAATCCTCGTTTTGTGGCTGTGGTCTACACGGTGCTTATTGTCATCGTCACGGCCCAGCACTACCTCAAGGGCAGCATCAACAACTATTACATTTTCGCGAAGCCGTTTTTCAACCTGCTGGAGGGTAAAAACCTCTACCTCGAATATCCGCAGTACTACTACGACACCTACAAGTACAGCCCCACGTTTGCGCTGTTTATGGGCGTGTTTGCGGTGCTGCCCGACTGGCTGGGGCTGCTGGGCTGGAACCTGCTCAACGGCGTGGTGCTCTACACGGCCGGCCGGCGCCTGTTTCCCGACACCAACCGCGGCATGCTGTTTCTGCTGCTGCTGCTGATTGATTCCATGACGGCCTTCCACAACAGCCAGGCCAACTGCCTGCTGGTGGGCCTTATGCTGTGGGTGTATATCAACCTCGAAAACCAGAAAACGGCCTGGGCGGCGCTGTGTCTGATGCTGGCGCTGTTCATTAAAATCTACGGCATCGGTATCGGGCTGCTGTTTCTGTTCTACCCCACGCAGCTGGTGCGCGGCGTGCTGTGGTCGGCGCTGTTTGGGCTGGCGCTGGCGTTTTCGCCGCTGCTGGTCACATCGTGGGCTGACTTTCTGATGATTTATCAGGGCTGGTTTGACATCGTGCGGGCCTCGGCCACGGCGGTGCAGCTCTCGTTGATGGGGCTGCTCGATGCGTGGTTCAACCTGAATGTGCCCAAAGGCCCGGTGCAAGCGGCCGGGCTGCTGCTGCTGCTGCTGCCACTGGTGCACTGGCGCTTCTGGCGCCACCCCGACTACCGCCGCCTCTACGTGTCGGCCATCCTGATTTTCGTGGTGGTGTTCAACCAGATGGCCGAGTCGCCGACGTTTATCATTCCAGTAGCGGGCTTTGTGCTCTGGTGGATGTACTACCGCCGCAGCACGCCGCTGGCGCTGCCGCTGCTGGTGCTGGTGGCGGTGCTCACTACCCTCTCGGCCACCGACCTGTTCCCTTCCTCGGTGCGCGACAACTTCTTCGACCCCTACAAGCTGAAAGTGCTGCCCATGATTCTGGCCTGGGTTCTCATCCAGACCCAACTGCTCTTTTTCCCCCAGTGGCGCGAGCGGCTGGAGGGCGTAGCTGGTGGGTTGATGGAGTAG
- a CDS encoding pirin family protein has protein sequence MQTLLHAAGSRGHASHGWLNSYHTFSFAGYQNPERMHFGVLRVLNDDTVAAGMGFGAHPHDNMEIISIPLAGTLEHKDNAGNHGIIQSGDVQVMSAGTGIAHSEKNHSRTEEVKFLQIWVFPNKRGVQPRYDQQSFRAADRHNQFQQVLSPNPDDAGVWIHQDAWFHLADFDAGFSADYQVKRSGNGVYVFVLEGDATINGQALHARDGFGIWDTTSFTVQADSNTRLLLMDVPMSL, from the coding sequence ATGCAAACGCTCTTGCACGCCGCCGGCTCCCGCGGCCACGCCAGCCACGGCTGGCTCAATTCCTACCACACGTTCAGCTTTGCCGGCTACCAGAACCCGGAGCGGATGCACTTTGGTGTGCTGCGCGTGCTCAACGATGACACCGTAGCCGCCGGCATGGGCTTCGGCGCCCACCCGCACGACAACATGGAAATCATCAGCATTCCGCTGGCCGGCACGCTGGAGCACAAGGACAACGCCGGCAACCACGGCATCATCCAGAGCGGCGACGTGCAGGTGATGAGCGCCGGCACGGGCATCGCACACAGCGAGAAAAACCACAGCCGCACCGAGGAAGTGAAGTTTCTGCAGATCTGGGTGTTTCCGAACAAGCGCGGCGTGCAGCCCCGCTACGACCAGCAGAGCTTCCGGGCCGCCGACCGCCACAACCAGTTTCAGCAGGTTCTCTCGCCCAACCCCGATGACGCCGGCGTCTGGATTCATCAGGATGCCTGGTTTCACCTGGCCGATTTCGACGCCGGTTTCAGCGCCGACTACCAAGTGAAGCGTTCCGGCAACGGCGTCTACGTGTTCGTGCTGGAAGGCGACGCCACCATCAACGGCCAGGCCCTGCACGCCCGCGACGGTTTCGGCATCTGGGACACCACGTCCTTCACGGTGCAGGCCGACAGCAACACCCGCCTGCTGCTGATGGACGTACCCATGAGCCTGTAA
- a CDS encoding serine hydrolase yields the protein MKHVLRFLLILLLLPVLPGRAQQTPLYFPPASGTWATTTPQSLGWCQPQLDSLVAFLGRKGTKSFVVLKDGRLVVERYYGTFTQDSVWYWASAGKSLTATLVGVAQQDGLLQLQDSTSRYLGRSWTSAPAAKEGRITVRHQLTMSTGLNDALPPPCDNESTSPGCLLYRADAGTRWAYHTGPYRLLQNVLAQASGLTINQYTNQKLAGRIGMSGLWVNDVYYSRARDMARFGLLTLARGTWNGTAILRDTAYFRRMTTPSQSFNRSYGYLWWLNGQPSYMLPGLQLVFNGPLIPTAPADLVAALGKNDQKIYVVPSLGLVVVRQGKSAGDSRLAVSSFDTELWRYLTATMQCRPLAANSAVAATLPLYPNPATTTLTLGAPAGSRTVRLLDSRGQVARQWPAPTAPTETEVSVAGVAPGLYLVQWLDAQGRVLASRKLQKQ from the coding sequence ATGAAACACGTTCTACGCTTCCTGCTGATTCTGTTGCTGCTGCCGGTGCTGCCGGGCCGGGCGCAGCAAACGCCCCTGTACTTTCCGCCCGCCAGCGGCACCTGGGCCACTACCACACCCCAGAGCCTGGGCTGGTGCCAGCCCCAGCTCGATTCGCTGGTGGCGTTTCTGGGCCGCAAGGGCACCAAGTCATTTGTGGTGCTGAAAGACGGACGGCTGGTGGTGGAGCGCTACTACGGCACGTTCACACAGGATTCTGTCTGGTACTGGGCGTCGGCGGGCAAGTCGCTGACGGCGACGCTGGTGGGCGTGGCCCAGCAGGATGGCCTGTTGCAGCTCCAGGACAGCACCTCCCGCTACCTCGGCCGCAGCTGGACGTCGGCGCCGGCCGCCAAGGAAGGCCGCATTACGGTGCGCCACCAGCTCACGATGAGCACCGGCCTCAACGACGCCCTGCCCCCACCCTGCGACAACGAAAGCACCAGCCCCGGCTGCCTGCTCTACCGCGCCGACGCCGGCACGCGCTGGGCCTACCACACCGGCCCCTACCGCCTGCTGCAGAACGTGCTGGCCCAGGCCAGCGGCCTCACCATCAACCAGTACACCAACCAGAAGCTGGCTGGCCGCATCGGCATGAGCGGGCTGTGGGTGAACGACGTGTATTACAGCCGGGCCCGCGACATGGCCCGCTTCGGGCTGCTCACGCTGGCCCGCGGCACCTGGAACGGCACCGCCATCCTGCGCGATACCGCCTATTTCCGCCGCATGACCACGCCCTCGCAGAGCTTCAACCGCAGCTACGGCTACCTCTGGTGGTTGAACGGCCAGCCCTCCTACATGCTGCCGGGCCTGCAGCTCGTTTTCAACGGCCCGCTCATCCCCACGGCCCCCGCCGACCTGGTTGCGGCGCTCGGCAAAAACGACCAGAAAATCTACGTGGTGCCCAGCCTGGGGCTGGTGGTGGTGCGCCAGGGCAAGTCGGCCGGCGACTCACGGCTGGCGGTGTCGTCGTTTGATACCGAGCTGTGGCGCTACCTGACAGCCACCATGCAATGCCGGCCGCTGGCGGCCAACTCCGCCGTAGCCGCCACCCTCCCGCTCTACCCCAACCCCGCCACCACCACCCTCACGCTGGGCGCCCCGGCCGGCAGCCGCACCGTGCGCCTGCTCGATAGCCGCGGCCAGGTGGCCCGGCAATGGCCCGCCCCCACTGCCCCCACCGAAACGGAAGTATCGGTGGCTGGCGTGGCGCCTGGGCTGTACCTGGTACAATGGCTGGACGCCCAGGGCCGCGTGCTGGCCTCGCGCAAGCTGCAGAAGCAGTAG